The Phaseolus vulgaris cultivar G19833 chromosome 5, P. vulgaris v2.0, whole genome shotgun sequence genomic interval TTCAATCTGGGGTCTAAATCCACCATTGCCACCATTTTTTCAGTATCTTTATTTGCTTTCAAATTCATCTTCAAACCTGCTGCATAACACTCTCGAGCATCTTTTTGATTGAcataaattgttgttatctCCTCCTTCTCTGTTGGGAATTTCATGTCTAAATGCGGTGTTGAGACTATTGCTCCCAACTTATTCAAAGAAGATCGTCCCAACAATACATTGTATGATGTGGAAGCATCCACCACTAAGTACCTGATTTTGATCTTTTTAGTCTTACTGCCTAATGTTGTCATTAAATCTACATATCCTTTTGTGCTAACTCTTTCACCCGAGAAGCCAATGATTTGTTCTCGGAAGGGTACAATATCTTCTTCTCTCAAGTGCAACCTTTTGAAAGTATCCCAAAACAAAATATCAACTGAACTCCCTTGGTCAACCAAGGTTTTCATGACGGCATACTCGGCTATTTCTACTGTTATCACCATAGGGTCATCATGATCAGGATcaatttcttgaaaatcttcatctgtaaaaagcattggtggcaaagttcttcttttaaaaatatgattaatggTTCTAATACTTCTCCAGTACTGTTTTCTTGCTGACGAAGATTCCTTTCCAGAAAACCCACTTGAAATTGTGTTTATAAACCCTCTGACTGGCCTTCCCAAACTTCGCTCCCTACTTCGCCTTACTGACTGTGTGTTTTGATAAACCTCGTCACCTCTTCCTTCCGACCTTCTACCCCTTCTATCATCTCTCTTTTCTACTCTTCTATTTTCCCTTCTTTCAACTCTTTCCGCCCTTCTTTCTCCGATCTCACCCCCTCTCAAACCTCTCTCCGGACTTACCCTCATTCTTGTATTCCCTCCTCGAACGAAACATTTCAACTGCCCTGCTTGTATTAAttcttctattttatctttcaaCCCAATACACTCTTCTGTATGATGaccatgatttttatgataCTCACAACGCTTAGTGTGATCTGCTCTTTCCGGTGTTCTTGCTTTTCTTGGTGGTGGTATTATTTCTGCAGCCATAGCTTCCTGTAGAACTCTTGTTCTGTTTGTATTTAAGGGTGTGTATTGTTGGAACTTTCGACTTCTAAACTCTTCTCTGGCTCTTCTAGCCATAGGTCCACTTTCTCTTTCTATCACTCTCTTTTCACCACCATCAATCCTTACCTGATTTCGAAACTCTCTCAGTTCTTCCATCTGCATAAATTTTGATGCTCGCTGCCTTAACTCATCCAAATTGGTTGCGGGTTTCTTGCAAAGACTGTCAGCAAATGGTCTTGGTTTCAACGCTGTTATCATATGATGCATGGTAACCTCTAGGCTGAGATTTTGAATTCCCAAGGCAACCTTTCCCAAGCGTTCCATGAACATCCTCAATGACTCTCCCTTCTCTTGCCTTATGTTTACCAAGGCAATCGATGTTAGATGATGAGGACGACTGGTTGCGAACTGAGCACCAAACTTTTCCACCAATGTATCGAAACAATCCACATTTAAGGGTGGGAGACGTGTGAACCAACTCAACGCTGCCCCTCTCAACGTCGTAGGGAACACTCTGCACTTAACAGCGTCATTCCATGTATATAAACTGATTTGGGTGGTATATATTGCAATATGTTCATCAGGGTCTGTACTTCTGTCATATTTGTCAATAGTCAAATTTTTCCAATTGTCAGGTAGTGGAGTATCGACTATAACATCATAGAAGGGATGTTTTCTTGAAGATGCCCCTGCAAAAACCTCGGAGTTTTCGAGCAATCTTCTCTTTGTTTGGGAACTTTCATTATGATGAATCCTCTCATTCACTTGTGCTCTCAGCTGAACGGTCTCAAAGGATGAGTTCAAAACTGTTTCTTCTTGTAACTGTCTCCTCATACGTGCGTTTCGGCCCTTAACATACTTAATTCTTcttcattacttttttttaacatcTCAAACTCTTTCTGTAGCTGTACCAACATTGACATTGGCATGCTAACATTATCTGCCTGTTCTCCTCCCTGTTCTTCCCTTTGATTCATCTTGTCTTCAACCTTTTTCTACTACTTCTCGGCCCCACGGtaggcgccaaaatgttcttacaactAGGACCAAGAACACTAGAATAAGGCTGATAAGATTAACTCCTTTACAAATCTTCCGAACTTGGGCTGGACTCTCTCGGTTTCTTCTTGGGCTGGATACTCTGGGCTTCTCCTCACATTGGGTGCTCTCAGCTTCTCCTCAAGGTAGGTGCTCTCGGTTTCTCTTTCGGgtaggtgctctcggcttctctttCGGCTAAGTGCTCTCGGTTTCTCCTTCACACAGATGGGGGggtgtacctgcaaggcgctccgatgccaaatTCATAAATAGTTTAATGTTCATCAGACAAAAATCACTCTTGCTTACCTCTTATGTTGATCTCCTATTTATACAGTTTCCTTAATGGGCTTTTCACTTTACCTTTGGTCTTTCTTTCTACACCATTTTATTATTTACGCACCCCCTAACGCAGGTTTCTTATGTAAATTTGGGtcttgctatatatatatatatgttttagttttattttatatatttattgttataacCGAGAGGTTATTTCGGTATTAGCTTTCGGCTTAACCTCTCGATTTTGACCTATCAATACACTAAACAATTGGAAAGAAGAGGATTTAGGTTTTTGAGAAGTTTAGTTATGAGGGTTTGGAGTTTGTGCCACATCTTCACCACTTAATGCCATAAAAATCAacttaacaaaaaaaatcaaattgaatcactttaaataactttttatttaggactattttttatttttttaaatatgacgACTAAATTGATTAAAGTTCTCAAATAGTAAAACAAAAGAAGTAATTATAcctataatataataaaataaaaaaatttgtagaTTTATGTACTCTTTGTACATCATGTACAATCAAATAGAATATTGAAGaatgaaatatttaaaaggcctcaattatattttcataaatagaTATCAACCATTTAAAATTTCTAACTCATATTAAATTGTAAAGGGATGATATTTTGACAcctacaataaaatattaatatttataataaaaaagaaaaaaaatgtatttaaatgaAATAACTAATATCATATTTAGTACAATTAAATTATCCGTATTTCTCATCTTTTTCTTTACTCacataataaaatagaaaattcattCCAGTTTTCATTCATATATGATAGCTGGTCTATGTTGTCTTCTTTCTTCGTGGGTTTAGAAAAAAGCCGAGATTGCAGAAAATGCAAGCATTTTCTCCTGATGTGTATGGAGGAGTTGTTAGAGCGCAATCTCATTCTAACTTTGTACCAGTAATCGTTCCCCTCAAACCCAACCACTTCTCATTGACGAAATCCAAATCAAGTTCTAGAATCACACTCAGATGCAATTCTCAACCTCAACCATTTCCAAACCTCTGCACATCGAAATCGCCAACAATCTGCACTTCCAATGTCGCCCCAGTTCACTGCGGCATTTCGTCGAACAGGTACGGTGCAAATGAAGGTAAAAGTGTTGGGGAGTGGCTTGTGGTGGCCAGTGAGGTCCTTTCAACGGGATTTCCGTTGTGGGTTTCAATTGCTTCTGTTTTGGGGCTGATGAAACCCGATTACTTCAATTGGGTCACTCCCAAATTGAGCATCGCGGGGCTCAACATCATCATGCTGGGAATGGGTATGACTCTCACTCTTGATGATCTCCGTGGGGTTCTAGCCATACCTAAGCACGTCCTCTCTGGTTTTGTGATTCAGTATTCGGTTAGTATCCTTACACTGTCGtggttatttgaattttgtttggtTTGTTCTATGAGCAAGTAGTATAATTAAAAGAGTGTTTAATCTATCAACCAACAAGAAAATTGATATGTGTGATTTATTAAGACGAAAGCTTGTTTgggtttaaatttttttaataaaatctcATGTTCTATAAAAGAATgaagttgaaaaataaaatcttacTAAAATGGATTAGTGAgttcaaattattaaatactttGTATCAATGATTAAGCAAAAAGAATGAAAATCCAATTAAATTGAAATCCtgtaaaaaagaaaagttaaaatGAAGCTTGTTTTTACAATAATGAAGTCAGAATACTTAGTCTTCACATTTTGTATCCTTAAATGATGGTTTTGTTATCTGAGTGAGATGTCTCTTTGTTTATCAAGATATGCTTTTTATCTGTCATGATGTTATCTTCAATTACTTTATTTGAGAAGagatatatttgttttaatactgATACACgtgtaattaataaataatatattacttCAATTTActgtatttataatattttaataaatttttatgtaaaagatctgtattaagttcttcaaatatCTTGTCACTGCATTTTAAGTATGATTTCAACcactaattataattatattatgaggTCATTAATCTCTCTATTTGGCCACCTATAAAAACTAATGCTTAATATACTTATATGGGTAATGCTATAATGTTTATAACACTGGCAATATATGATTAATTGAATATTATTAgtttgtaatgtatttgttgaTTTGTGATGTAATTATGAtcatgtatgtttttttttactgtttataatataaatgttatttttaaggGTAACGATGACTCAATTTATTATTAGACTGTGTTTTTTTTTggtgaaattataaataattttttgaaaggCGTAAAGAAAACGAAAAATTAGGCTAGACTGAATTGTAAGAGATGGAGGATACAAAGatgtaattaaataaaacattcaaatttaaaatgtcgagtaatatttaaattattatgtaatatactaaaaaattaGACAGAAATCAAATAAAGGCTGCTAAAAGAGTTGCAA includes:
- the LOC137834036 gene encoding uncharacterized protein produces the protein MRRQLQEETVLNSSFETVQLRAQVNERIHHNESSQTKRRLLENSEVFAGASSRKHPFYDVIVDTPLPDNWKNLTIDKYDRSTDPDEHIAIYTTQISLYTWNDAVKCRVFPTTLRGAALSWFTRLPPLNVDCFDTLVEKFGAQFATSRPHHLTSIALVNIRQEKGESLRMFMERLGKVALGIQNLSLEVTMHHMITALKPRPFADSLCKKPATNLDELRQRASKFMQMEELREFRNQVRIDGGEKRVIERESGPMARRAREEFRSRKFQQYTPLNTNRTRVLQEAMAAEIIPPPRKARTPERADHTKRCEYHKNHGHHTEECIGLKDKIEELIQAGQLKCFVRGGNTRMRVSPERGLRGGEIGERRAERVERRENRRVEKRDDRRGRRSEGRGDEVYQNTQSVRRSRERSLGRPVRGFINTISSGFSGKESSSARKQYWRSIRTINHIFKRRTLPPMLFTDEDFQEIDPDHDDPMVITVEIAEYAVMKTLVDQGSSVDILFWDTFKRLHLREEDIVPFREQIIGFSGERVSTKGYVDLMTTLGSKTKKIKIRYLVVDASTSYNVLLGRSSLNKLGAIVSTPHLDMKFPTEKEEITTIYVNQKDARECYAAGLKMNLKANKDTEKMVAMVDLDPRLNDERLEPKEETTAVVLGQDERQCTYIGGSMPEELLSKLITVLRNNKDLFAWRPYDITGIDPEVICHKLSVCREARPISQKRRKLGEERRKAAIEETEKLMQVGFIREAQYTTWLSNVVLVKKPNGKWRMCTDYTDGGFRKRLH